A region from the Agrococcus sp. SL85 genome encodes:
- the tilS gene encoding tRNA lysidine(34) synthetase TilS — protein MPASDRRPRLTPAVADVRRAVREAIDDLPEGALVLVALSGGPDSLALAAATAFEAQRSGVRAGAVVVDHGLQPGSADAAERAAEQARALALEPVRVVPVQVAPDGSPEAAARQARYAALLQVRKQEGAAAVLLGHTLDDQAETVLIGLARGSGPESLWGMHPRIGFLRRPLLQVRRATTHQSCRDLGLEVWSDPHNDDERFLRARVRHRVLPMLDEVLGGGVALALTRTADTLREDAEALAHFAQEQVVDLVEHAEGGLSLDVGGLESNPPALRQRIIRLAVQSEFHVALTRQQTLEVSRLVTDWHGQGPIHLPGIRVAREGRRLVFVAA, from the coding sequence ATGCCCGCCAGCGACCGCCGTCCCCGCCTGACGCCGGCCGTCGCCGACGTGCGGCGCGCGGTGCGGGAGGCGATCGACGACCTGCCCGAGGGCGCGCTCGTGCTCGTCGCCCTCTCCGGCGGCCCCGACTCCCTCGCGCTCGCCGCCGCCACCGCGTTCGAGGCGCAGCGCTCCGGCGTGCGCGCCGGCGCGGTCGTCGTCGACCACGGCCTCCAGCCCGGCAGCGCCGACGCCGCGGAGCGCGCCGCCGAGCAGGCGCGCGCGCTCGCGCTCGAGCCGGTGCGGGTCGTGCCCGTGCAGGTCGCGCCCGACGGCAGCCCCGAGGCCGCCGCGCGGCAGGCGCGCTACGCGGCGCTCCTCCAGGTGCGCAAGCAGGAGGGCGCCGCGGCAGTGCTGCTCGGCCACACGCTCGACGACCAGGCCGAGACGGTGCTCATCGGGCTCGCCCGCGGTTCGGGGCCCGAGAGCCTGTGGGGCATGCATCCGCGCATCGGCTTCCTGCGGCGGCCGCTCCTGCAGGTGCGCCGCGCCACGACGCACCAGTCGTGCCGCGACCTCGGCCTCGAGGTCTGGAGCGATCCGCACAACGACGACGAGCGATTCCTGCGCGCGCGGGTGCGGCACCGGGTGCTGCCGATGCTCGACGAGGTGCTCGGCGGCGGTGTCGCGCTCGCGCTCACCCGCACCGCCGACACGCTGCGCGAGGACGCCGAGGCCCTCGCGCACTTCGCGCAGGAGCAGGTGGTCGACCTCGTCGAGCACGCGGAGGGCGGCCTCTCGCTCGACGTGGGCGGGCTCGAGTCGAACCCGCCGGCGCTGCGCCAGCGCATCATCCGCCTCGCGGTGCAGAGCGAGTTCCACGTGGCGCTCACGCGGCAGCAGACGCTCGAGGTCTCGCGCCTCGTGACCGACTGGCACGGACAGGGGCCGATCCACCTGCCGGGCATCCGCGTCGCGCGCGAGGGCCGCAGGCTCGTCTTCGTCGCCGCCTGA
- the hpt gene encoding hypoxanthine phosphoribosyltransferase: MDFHHVEADLAKTLITEEELHAKLDELARQIEDDYEGLDLLLVGVLRGAVMVMADLSRALNRHLEMDWMAVSSYGSGTVSSGVVRILKDLDTDLTGRHVLIVEDIIDSGLTLSWLKGNLESRGAASVEICTMLRKPEALKVQVDVKYCGFDIPNEFVIGYGLDYAEQYRNMRGIGVLAPHVYE, encoded by the coding sequence ATGGACTTCCACCACGTCGAGGCCGACCTCGCGAAGACCCTCATCACCGAGGAGGAGCTGCACGCGAAGCTCGACGAGCTCGCGCGCCAGATCGAGGACGACTACGAGGGCCTCGACCTGCTGCTCGTCGGCGTGCTCCGCGGCGCGGTCATGGTGATGGCCGACCTCTCGCGAGCCCTCAACCGCCACCTCGAGATGGACTGGATGGCGGTCTCGTCGTACGGGTCCGGCACGGTCTCCTCGGGCGTCGTCCGCATCCTCAAGGACCTCGACACCGACCTCACGGGCCGCCACGTGCTCATCGTCGAGGACATCATCGACTCCGGCCTGACGCTCTCGTGGCTCAAGGGCAACCTCGAGTCGCGCGGCGCCGCATCGGTCGAGATCTGCACCATGCTCCGCAAGCCCGAGGCGCTCAAGGTGCAGGTCGACGTGAAGTACTGCGGCTTCGACATCCCCAACGAGTTCGTCATCGGCTACGGCCTCGACTACGCCGAGCAGTACCGCAACATGCGCGGCATCGGCGTGCTCGCGCCCCACGTCTACGAGTGA
- a CDS encoding inorganic diphosphatase, whose translation MAAYDVVIEIPKGSRNKYEVDHETGRVFLDRVLFTTFVYPTDYGYFDETLGLDGDPVDALVLLEYPVPPGVFVKVRPVGQLNMEDDGGIDTKVVCVLEKDPRWAHIQDIDDVPQQIRDEIEHFFLHYKDLEPGKWAKLGGWEGKEAAEATVAAGKAAYVPAGH comes from the coding sequence TTGGCCGCCTACGACGTCGTCATCGAGATCCCCAAGGGGAGCCGCAACAAGTACGAGGTCGACCACGAGACCGGCCGCGTCTTCCTCGACCGCGTGCTGTTCACGACGTTCGTCTACCCCACCGACTACGGCTACTTCGACGAGACCCTCGGCCTCGACGGCGACCCGGTCGACGCGCTCGTGCTGCTCGAGTACCCGGTGCCGCCGGGCGTGTTCGTGAAGGTCCGCCCCGTCGGCCAGCTCAACATGGAGGACGACGGCGGCATCGACACGAAGGTCGTCTGCGTGCTCGAGAAGGACCCGCGCTGGGCGCACATCCAGGACATCGACGACGTGCCGCAGCAGATCCGCGACGAGATCGAGCACTTCTTCCTGCACTACAAGGACCTCGAGCCCGGCAAGTGGGCCAAGCTCGGCGGCTGGGAGGGCAAGGAGGCCGCGGAGGCCACCGTCGCCGCCGGCAAGGCCGCGTACGTGCCCGCCGGCCACTGA